Sequence from the Methanosarcina siciliae T4/M genome:
TTTGATACGGAAAGGCTCCAGAGTAGATACTCCATTCCTTCAAGGTCTTTTTCTGAAAGTTTCTGTCTGGTCCTCACCTTTTCAAGCAGATCCAGATCTTTAACTACACTGAACCTCCGCTTTGCAATGTGGTATCTGTGCGTGAAGAACCAGAGGTAACCTGTAACTCCAAGATACCATATAGCCTTTCCCCAGAACACACTGTAGTGGTCTGCTATAATTATGCCCCTAAGCAGGATTGCAGAAACCAGCCCTACCCAGAAGTACAGGTTAATCACGGGCATTCCGTACCCGCGTGGGATATCAAAGGTTGGAGTTTCCGATTTTGTTTTGGTCATCATGGTATCTTGCCTTATTCCTTGAATTTTTTCGTATTTGTTAATTAATTAAAGTAAATAATTTAAGTGAAAAAGGAAAAAGAGGTGCCTGGTTAAAGGGCATCTCCATTCCTTTCTCCGGTTCTGATCCTTACTACGGTTTCAATCGGGATTACGAAGATCTTTCCGTCTCCGATTTCTCCAGTATAAGCCGTGCTCTGAATCACCTGTATTATTTTTTCAACATCTTCTTCAGGTACTGCCACTTCTACTTTAGTTTTTGGGAGTAGGTCCACACAGTATTTTTTACCTCTCCATTGCTGCACAATCCCTTTTTGCTGACCACGACCTTTAACGTCGGTAACTGTCAGGCTTGGAAAACCGGCTTCTTCCAGTGCATCCTTTACCTGATGCAGTTTCAGGGGTTTTATAATTGCTTCTACTTTGCACATTTTAGTCATGTTATTCCTCCCTCATCAGGTACTCGGGGTATGCTCTGATTCCGTGTTCGCAAATATCCAGACCAAGTATT
This genomic interval carries:
- a CDS encoding P-II family nitrogen regulator, with translation MTKMCKVEAIIKPLKLHQVKDALEEAGFPSLTVTDVKGRGQQKGIVQQWRGKKYCVDLLPKTKVEVAVPEEDVEKIIQVIQSTAYTGEIGDGKIFVIPIETVVRIRTGERNGDAL